The DNA segment CCGCGCCCGGTCACCGTGCCGGTGGCCTTGAGGGCGGCGCCCATCTCGAGCCGCAGCTCCTTCGGCGCGGCGTCGACCTGCTCGACGCGCGGGGACTTGCCGGAGCGCACAAGGCTTACCCGGAGCGGCAAGCCGGCGGCGTCGGGCAGCAGCGCGTCGCCGTCGTCGTCCGTGAACAGCGTCTTGCGGAGCGGAACGGCCACGTCGAGCGAGAGCACGCGCACCTCCACGCGATCGAGCGGGTAGCCGCGATCGTCGGCGACGTGGATGGCCACCGCCTCGCGCACCTTCGGGAGGACGACCTCGATCTCCTTGCGGTCGCGCTCCGGGACCTCGACGACGAGCCGCGCCACGACGTCGCCCGGCGACTCGGCCCGGGAGACGGAGACGAGCACCTCGTCGGGGACCGCGGCGAAGGCGAACGTGCCGTCGTCCGCGGAGTACGTCACCCGCTCGAGCGAGCCGGCGGTCGCGGCCAGCTCCACGCGCGCGCCGGCGACCGGCTTGCGGTCCTCCTCGAGGACGCGGCCCTCGAGCAGGCCGCCCTGGCGCATCACCACGCGCACGTGGGCCTCGCCGCCCGGCTGCAGGGTCACGATCTCGCTGGGCGTCTCGACGTACTCCGGGTGCCGGACGATCGCGTGGACGCGCCCGGGGGTGACGGGCTCGGCCCGGAACGTGCCGTCGGCGCGCGTGACCCAAGGCTCGCCCGACCGCACCGAGGCGGTCGGCAGGACCGCATCGCCATGCGGCAGGTCCGGGATGGGGCCCGGCATGACCCCGAGCTCGCCCGCGGGGACCAGCGGCGCCGGGCCGGGCAGGGCGCGCTCGAACTGCTCTTCCCTGAACTCGGACATCGCGGTGGTCTCGTCGATGGGCATCCCCTCGGCGTCGGCGCCCACGACCTCGATCGTCGCGCCCGGGACCGGGTAGCCGCGGTCGTCGACGACCTCGCCCACGAGCGCGCCGCCGCGGAGCAGGGGGATGCGCACCTCGGTGGCGCCTGCGTCGACCTGCACGGCGTTCCTCGGCACGAAGCCGGCCGCCAGGGCCGAGGCGCTCGCGTATCCCGGCGCGATGGGCCCGAGCGTCACGGACCCGTCGTCGCCCGTGCGGCCGTGCAGCGGGAACGCCGACAGGCCCTGCTCGACGAGCACGACGTTCGCGCCCTTCACGGCCGGCGCGTCTTCGCCGTCGCCGTCGGTCACGAGGAGCCGCACGTGGCGGCCGGGCCCGAGGACGAGCTTCACCTCCTTGCCCTCGCCGCGCCTCACGGGCACGGCCAGCGCTGTCGCGCTGACGGCGGCGCCGCGCCGGGCCTTGAGGTCGTACACCCCGTCGCGGAGCCCGGCGATCCTCGCGGCGCCCGTCGCGTCGGTCGTCGTGCTGCGCGCTGGCCAGAGGCCGGTGCCGGCGGCGAGCACGGTCGCGCCTTCTGCCGGCTGCCCCTCCGCGTCCACAACGCGGACCGTGAGGGCGCCGAGCCGCTCCATGCGGAGCCTCAGCGGCGCCGGCCCGGGCACGATGCCCGTCCGCACGGTGTCCTCGAAGCCGAGCGCCGACGCGCGGACGACGTAGGGCGCCGCCCCGAGCCGATCGAACCGCGCGCGGCCGCCCTCGGCGGTCGTCGCCACGAAGGGGAGGGGATCGGCGGTCGCCACCGTCA comes from the Sorangium aterium genome and includes:
- a CDS encoding carboxypeptidase regulatory-like domain-containing protein — protein: MAEQDKQPAAEADRADRRSRLDTVLAALAALVCFFAATTLRDLGPRFLPRAPIPAPPVPAWVEGRAAELTATVRDEQGRPLKDATVRVFAMREDRAYFAGEQKTDPSGEARFAGLPSGEAWIMAYGAERARASTRVALEPGPRAVDLVLRPAKVLDVLVVDEAERPIDGAEVTVATADPLPFVATTAEGGRARFDRLGAAPYVVRASALGFEDTVRTGIVPGPAPLRLRMERLGALTVRVVDAEGQPAEGATVLAAGTGLWPARSTTTDATGAARIAGLRDGVYDLKARRGAAVSATALAVPVRRGEGKEVKLVLGPGRHVRLLVTDGDGEDAPAVKGANVVLVEQGLSAFPLHGRTGDDGSVTLGPIAPGYASASALAAGFVPRNAVQVDAGATEVRIPLLRGGALVGEVVDDRGYPVPGATIEVVGADAEGMPIDETTAMSEFREEQFERALPGPAPLVPAGELGVMPGPIPDLPHGDAVLPTASVRSGEPWVTRADGTFRAEPVTPGRVHAIVRHPEYVETPSEIVTLQPGGEAHVRVVMRQGGLLEGRVLEEDRKPVAGARVELAATAGSLERVTYSADDGTFAFAAVPDEVLVSVSRAESPGDVVARLVVEVPERDRKEIEVVLPKVREAVAIHVADDRGYPLDRVEVRVLSLDVAVPLRKTLFTDDDGDALLPDAAGLPLRVSLVRSGKSPRVEQVDAAPKELRLEMGAALKATGTVTGRGGRERLEGARVTLFSTTGPRRATSDAEGAFTLADLAPGQFRVTVSRDGYAPATLRVTIAGDPDRPTDLGRIDLSEAGEVAGQVVDQRGDAVAGARVARDRVPTYLPLGPLPPGVVTTDRDGRFQLGGLPEGTAVIEAYSADLGRAESQPVQVRAGRTTERVRIALPGDAARQDPKGAGSLAVTLGEERRTVTVVSVPPGSEAEEAGIEPGDRLLSVNGVDVRSIEEARRRLTGPLSEDVVVLLARDGARGEARWLTRVRRERVRR